One region of Terriglobales bacterium genomic DNA includes:
- the pstB gene encoding phosphate ABC transporter ATP-binding protein PstB: MGVSVKVDNLSAWFGATQALYDIVMEVPANHATAIIGPSGCGKSTFVRCLNRMHETIPGTRVQGSVRVGALDVYNGSGAVEVRRRLGMVFQKPNPFPTMSIYDNVAAGLRLNGIRNRRVLDETVERSLRLAALWDEVKDVLKKKSGASLSGGQQQRLCIARALAVEPEVMLMDEPASALDPISTAKIEDLIFQLKEQYTIVIVTHNMQQAARVAEYTGFFLMGKLVEFDKTQKIFTTPSDKRTEDYITGRFG, encoded by the coding sequence ATGGGCGTCAGCGTCAAGGTGGACAACCTGAGCGCCTGGTTCGGCGCCACGCAGGCGCTCTACGACATTGTGATGGAGGTGCCGGCGAACCACGCGACCGCCATCATCGGCCCGTCGGGCTGCGGCAAGTCGACGTTCGTGCGCTGCCTGAACCGCATGCACGAAACGATTCCCGGAACACGGGTACAGGGCAGCGTGCGCGTGGGCGCGCTCGACGTCTACAACGGGTCGGGCGCGGTGGAGGTCAGGCGCCGGCTCGGGATGGTGTTCCAGAAGCCGAACCCGTTTCCGACGATGTCCATTTACGACAACGTGGCGGCGGGCCTGAGGCTGAACGGCATACGCAACCGTCGCGTGCTCGACGAGACCGTGGAGCGTTCCCTGCGCCTGGCGGCATTGTGGGACGAGGTGAAAGACGTGCTGAAGAAGAAGTCGGGCGCGTCGCTCTCCGGCGGCCAGCAGCAGCGACTGTGCATTGCGCGCGCGCTGGCGGTGGAACCCGAGGTCATGCTCATGGACGAGCCCGCGTCGGCGCTCGATCCCATCTCGACGGCGAAGATCGAAGACCTGATCTTCCAGCTGAAAGAGCAGTACACCATCGTGATCGTGACGCACAATATGCAGCAGGCGGCGCGTGTGGCCGAGTACACCGGGTTCTTCCTGATGGGCAAACTGGTGGAGTTTGACAAGACCCAAAAGATCTTTACGACCCCGTCTGACAAGCGGACGGAGGATTACATCACCGGAAGGTTTGGATGA